In the Carassius gibelio isolate Cgi1373 ecotype wild population from Czech Republic chromosome A2, carGib1.2-hapl.c, whole genome shotgun sequence genome, one interval contains:
- the LOC127939283 gene encoding growth/differentiation factor 11-like gives MHYHVVRAEPLVQVDGKPSCCFFKFSPKLMFTKVLKAQLWVYLQPLQQTSTVYLQILRLKPITEQGSRHIRIRSLKIELSSQAGHWQSIDFKHVLQNWFKQPHTNWGIDINAYDESGNDLAVTSLRPGEEGLQPFLEVKVLETTKRSRRNLGLDCDEHSTESRCCRYPLTVDFEAFGWDWIIAPKRYKANYCSGQCEYMFMQKYPHTHLVQHANPRGSAGPCCTPTKMSPINMLYFNDKQQIIHGKIPGMVVDRCGCS, from the exons ATGCATTACCATGTTGTCAGAG cTGAACCTCTGGTGCAGGTGGATGGGAAACCCAGCTGTTGTTTCTTCAAGTTCAGTCCAAAACTGATGTTTACCAAGGTCCTGAAAGCCCAGCTGTGGGTTTATCTGCAGCCACTACAGCAAACTTCCACTGTTTACCTGCAGATCCTTCGCCTTAAACCTATCACTGAGCAAGGAAGCAGACACATCCGTATCCGGTCACTCAAAATAGAGCTCAGTTCGCAAGCGGGTCATTGGCAGAGCATTGATTTCAAACATGTGCTGCAGAACTGGTTCAAGCAGCCACACACAAACTGGGGCATTGATATAAATGCCTATGATGAGAGTGGCAATGACCTGGCTGTGACGTCTCTGCGGCCTGGAGAGGAAGGACTG CAGCCATTCCTGGAGGTCAAGGTTCTTGAAACAACCAAGCGCTCACGGAGAAATCTGGGTCTTGACTGTGATGAGCATTCCACAGAATCCCGCTGTTGTCGCTACCCGCTCACAGTGGACTTTGAAGCTTTTGGCTGGGATTGGATCATTGCACCCAAACGTTACAAGGCAAACTACTGTTCAGGCCAGTGTGAGTACATGTTCATGCAGAAGTACCCACATACTCATCTGGTTCAGCATGCCAATCCTAGAGGCTCGGCTGGGCCATGCTGCACACCCACAAAGATGTCGCCGATAAACATGCTGTACTTCAATGATAAACAGCAGATAATCCATGGCAAAATCCCTGGAATGGTGGTGGACCGATGTGGCTGTTCATAG